In Thermocrinis jamiesonii, the genomic stretch CCACTTGATGTATTCTTCCTGAAGGTTCGGGTTAAACATTGAAAGTATATAGTCGTGGGCTTGAAGTATATGGACTTCTGGATTTCTAAACATAAAATCTCCCACTTCAAAGAATACGCCCAAGAACTCTTGCTTAACACTTTGAGCGACATGGTTTGCAATGATGTTTGGGTCTATTGCGGGTCCAAAGAAGGCAAGGTTTATATTCCTTTCTATGCTTGGTTCTTTCATCTGCTGAAGGTCTAAGAAAGGTGTAATGTAAGAGGGTATCTGTTTTATCCCAAGGAAAGCTAAGCTGTCTGCGTATTTGAGGTCACAAACTATTGGCAGAAAGTTGGTGGCAGAGCTTATATCCATAAGCGGTGGAAAGTTAAACAAAGGTTCATCTGTGAAGATAGACACATGCACAAAACCAGCGGCATCAGAAAGAGCTTTCTTGCTATCCTCTTGATTTACGGTAATCACACCGTTGGCGTTTAGGTCTATACAGAAAAAGGGTGAGAAGTCTAAAAGCTCTTTAACTTTTTCGTTTAACTCTCCTTCTGCTATGTTTAACTCCAACACTTCTGCACCTTTTTCTTTGAAGCTTCTGACAAGAGCTTTAAAGTGTCTTGCTAAACCTTCGTATTCTCCGACTTTTAAAAACGCTACTCGCATATGTTGATTATAACTTAAAATTAGTAAAGCGCTTAATTTATAATATCCCTGTGCTTAAGTAATTTTTCACCTAGCGTATATAATTAGTTAGTGATGATAAAGGCTATCTTCAGTAAATTGTGTCCTAATTGTGGTGGGGATATATCTTCGGAAAGGCTAACAAAGGGTCTTCCTTGTGAGAGGTGTCTTCCGGTTGTGGAGCATGATCTTTGTAAAAGTATCAAAGATGGTTCATTGAAGAGTATATGCAATGTGGAAGAGGAGCTTTTGGAGTGGATGGAGGAGTTTAAAAGGGGACTTTCT encodes the following:
- a CDS encoding glycosyltransferase; the protein is MRVAFLKVGEYEGLARHFKALVRSFKEKGAEVLELNIAEGELNEKVKELLDFSPFFCIDLNANGVITVNQEDSKKALSDAAGFVHVSIFTDEPLFNFPPLMDISSATNFLPIVCDLKYADSLAFLGIKQIPSYITPFLDLQQMKEPSIERNINLAFFGPAIDPNIIANHVAQSVKQEFLGVFFEVGDFMFRNPEVHILQAHDYILSMFNPNLQEEYIKWKQEKPQEFLTFLNQISLYATAKKRWFLLSFLDGMELKIFGEVQGELFEGHQSIVPQNWNELLDLLGQSLIVITSYPHSVPTGIGFVPLEVACMGCAMFVDYRATLPGFFNPEEEVITYLPLDRAEIEEKVLYYLDNPDEALEIGERARQKVFERYTPQDRADFLYELFSNILKTSQQS